The Cellulomonas shaoxiangyii sequence GGAGACGAGCGCGTCGGCGACCGCCGTCCCGGGGGTCGTGAAGGTCGTGGCGCCGCAGTGCGCGGCGAGCTCGGCGGACAGCCGTGACCCGACGAGGTTGACCGAGAAGTACGGCGCCGTGAGCGGGCTCAGCAGCATCGTGCCGTGCGCCAGCACCGTGGCGTCCATGCGGGCGTGCGTGGCGGACGCCGCCACCGACGTCGCGACGTGCAGCGACCGGCGGTCCGTCGGCACCGCGTCGAGCGCCGGGCCCAGCGCGGCCACGGCGCGGCGGCCCGCGGCGAGCGCCAGCTGCGCGGCCACCGGCTCGTGGCGGTGCCCGCGGCCGAGCTCGGCGCGCAGGTCGCACCACGCCGCGACCGGCCCGGCCGACGCCTCCGCGGCACGTGCGCCGGACGCGTCCTCCGGGGCGGTCGGCGCGAGCGCGACGGCCGCGGCCAGCACGGCGACGCGTGCGCCCGCCGGTGCGGTGGGGGCGGGCGCGCCGCCGGCGGCCTCGGTGCCCGTGACCGTGGCGCTCATGCCGCACCCGCCAGGACGAGGCTGACGTTGTTGCCGCCGAACGCGTACGCGTTGACCACCGCGACGCCCGGGCCGAGCGGCGTCGGCGCGCCGACGGGCAGGTGCACCGGGCAGTCGGGGTCGAGCTCGCCGACGGGCACGTTGCCGGGCACGGCCCCGCGGCGCAGGATCTCGACGGCGGCGACGGTCGCGAGCGCCCCGGCCGCGCCGCCGGTGTGCCCGAGCAGGGCCTTGAGGGAGTACAGGGGCACGTCGCGGACGCGCGCCCCCAGGACGTCGGCCAGCATCCGGCTCTCGACGAGGTCGTTGTGCGCGGTGCCCGTGCCGTGCGGGACGACGGCCGCGACCGACGCGGCGTTCGTGCCCGCCGCGGCGAGCGCCGCCACCAGGGCGCGCCGGGCCTGGGCGCCGTCCGCGGCGGGTGCCGTCGGGTGGTCGGCGTCGCAGCTGCGCGCGTGGCCGAGCACGCGGGCCAGCGGGGTCGCCCCGCGTGCGGCCGCGTCCTCGGCGCGCTCGAGCACGAGGACGGCGGCGCCCTCGCCGAAGACGGTGCCGGCGCGCTCGCGGGCGAACGGCCGGCACCCCGTGGCGTCGACCGCGCCCATGCGCAGGAAGCAGCCGAGCGCGACCCGGGAGAACGACTCGGCGCCGCACGCCAGGACCGCGTCGACCTCGCCCGCGGCGAGCGCGTCGACGGCCTCCACGACGGCGTACGCGCTCGCGGCGCACGCGTTGCTCACGCTCACCACGGGACCGCGGGCGGCCACGTGCTCGGCGAGGGCCGCGGCCACCCCGTACACGAGGTCGCCGGGGTCGGCCGCGTCGGGTCTGCCCTCGCGGCGCCGCTCGTGCGCACCCGTCTCGCCCATCGCCGTGCCCAGCACCACGCCCACCCGGCGCGGCGTCGGCAGCGCGGCCCGGCCGCCCGCCGCGGCGAGCGCCTCGTCGGCCGCCCGGACCAGCAGCTGGGCGGTGCGGCGCCGCGCCGTCGGCACGCCCGCCACGCCGTACAGCAGCGCCGGCACGTCCACGTGCGGGTCCGTCACCGGTGCCGGCGCGGGATCACCCGCGACCATCCCGGCCCACAGGCCGGCCACCGAGGTGCCGGCGTGGCTCAGCGCACCGGTGCCCGTGACGACGACGCCGGTCATGCGCCGCGGACCGCCGTGAGCAGCCGCTCGTCGAACGGCACCAGCGACCAGGACGTGCGGCCGTCGATCAGCGCGTACCCGTGCGTGATCTCGCCGGTCGCGACCTTCTCCAGGCCGCCGTCGCGGTGCACGTACGTGTCCACGCGGGCGGTGTAGGTGAGGTCCTTGAACACGTGCACGACCTCCAGCACCGTCACCGCGACCTCCTCCAGGAGGAGCTCGCCGCGCCACGTGACGCGCGAGTGCGGCACCACGGGGATCCACGCCTGCTCGTCGAGCAGCGTGCGGATGCTGACGCCGTGCGCGTCGAGGAAGAGGTCCACGACCTCCTCCATGTTCCGCAGCAGGCCGGACGCCTGCGCGCGCGTCGTGAAGTGGCAGTACGGGTAGGGGATCCGCCACGTCCACGCGACGGCCGGGCCGGTGCCGGTGCGCAGCGCGGCCGGCACGTCCGCCGTCACCGTCCCGCGCCCGCCGGGCCGGGCCTGCGCGAGCGCCTGCGTGGCCGCGGCGTCCAGCTCGACGCGCTCGCCGGCGGCCGGCGCGCCCGCGACGGCGTGGGCCAGGTGGTCCGGTACGGGGTCGGCCGGCGCGCCGGTGTGCCACGTGTCCGTGCGCAGCGCGACCGCGACCTTGGAGGTGACCGCCTTGAGCCGGCCCTCGGGCCGGTCGACCTCGACGACGACCGCGAACCGCAGCAGGCCGTCGGTCGCGGGCTTCGGCGTGACCGTGGCCGTGACCTCGTCGTCCATGTGCAGCGCGTGCAGGATCCGCGTGTCGACGTCCACCAGGTCGACGCCCACGCCGTGCACCTCGAACAGCTCGCGCGCCGGCGTGCCCCGCTGGCGGAACCAGTCCAGCACGGCCTCCTCGACGAGGTAGTTGACGTGCTTGAAGCCGATCCAGGTGCAGATGTTCGAGCCCTCGTACCGGGGGCGCAGCGTGGTGCTCGTCGGTGCGGTCGGCGCGGTCGCCGCCGGGGTGGTCGCAGCGGTCACGGTCATGGCAGGACCTCCTGAGGGGTGGGCGCCCACGCACGCGCGGCGAGGGCGGCGACGGCGTCGGCGACGGCGTCGGGGGCGGTGAGCATGGGGAAGTGGCCGGCGCCGGCCACGGGCACGAGCCGCGCGCCGGGCACGCGGTCGGCCAGCGCGGCACCGTCGGCGGGCAGCGCGACGTCGTCGTCCTGCCCGTGCACCACGAGCAGCGGCACGTCGAGGGCGGCGACGTCGAGCGAGGGCGTGCCCAGGTACGCGGTGAAGAAGCGGACCCACCCGTGCGCTCCCACGCGGTCCCGCACGGCGACCGCCATGTCGGCGAGCAGGTCGTCCGCGATGGCACGGCTCGCGACCGCGCGCACGCCCTGGGCGAGCAGCAGGTGGAAGTCGTCGAGGTAGTGCGCGAGCGTCGACCAGCGGAAGTCCCGCGCGTCGGGCCGGTAGAACGGCGAGACGAGCACGACGCCCGCGGGCCGCACCGGCAGGTCCCCGCACAGCCGGGCCAGCAGCAGGACCGCGGCGAACGAGTGCGCGACGACGACGTCGCCGTCCGCGAGCAGGGTGTCGAGCACGCGCCCGGGGTCGGTGGCGTCCCACGCCCACGACGGGTCGGCGCCGCTGTGCCAGGGCAGCGCCGGCGCGACGACGGGCGGTGCACCCGCGGCCGGGTGGACCCCGACGCGCTGGGCGACGGGTGCCCACGTCGCCGGCCCGCCGGCCAGGCCGTGCAGCAGCACGACCCGTCGGGTGCCGCCCCCGGGCGCGGCGGTCACGGCCGGCCCTCGTGCACGGTCCAGGCCTCGGGTGACCCGCCGGTCCGGGCAGCCGCGGTGGGCGGCGCCGACGCGAGCCGCACCGCGGCACCGTCCCGGGCGGCCGCGACGGCGCCGACCGCGAGGTCGAGCACCCCGCCGACCCCCGCGGGCTCCAGGCCGGGCAGCAGCGGCGGCAGCGGGCGCGGGGTGAGGGCCCCGGCCGGGCCCGGGACCGCACCGGCACCGTCCGCACGCGCGAGCAGCACAGCGCCGGCGCCGTCGACGAGCGGGGCGGCGCCCGCGCCGCGCACGTGCCGCTCGGCGGGGGACGGCGTCTCGACGCCCACGACGAGCACGCGGTCCGCGCGCGCGGCCGCCAGCAGCCGGCCCGCCCACAGCAGCGCGTCCCAGCCGGCGGTGTGCCCGTTGCACACGGACAGGCACACGCCCGTCACGGCGAACCGGATCGCGACCGCCGCCGCGACCACGTTGCTGCTCGCGTTGGGCAGGTCCATGGGGCTGATCGCGCCCGTGCCGTCGCGCTCGATCGCCTCCGCGACGTCGCAGACCGTGCCGACGTTGCCGTAGCAGCTGGCGACGACCACGGCCGTGCGGGTCGCGTCGGCCGGCGCCGGCACGCCGTCGAGGACCGCGGCGGACGCGGCGAGCGCGAGCAGCGTCGCGCGGTCCTTGTAGCGCACGCCCTTGCGGCCCAGGTGCTCCTGCGCGTCGAAGTGCCACGGCGTGCGCGCGCCGGCCGCGAGCAGGTCGGCGGGCGTGCGGACGCCCTGGCCGGGCAGCAGCGCGGCGGCGGCGAGGACGGCGGCCGGGGCGTCCGGCAGCCGGACGAGCGCGAGGGGCGCCGGGCCCGGACCGCCGACGTCGGTGCCGTCCGGCGTGCTGCCCGGTGCGCCGCCGGCGGCGACGGTCGGGGTGTCGAGGGTCGTCATGCCGGCTCCCGGGGTGCGTCGGTGCCCGTCCGCTCGAGGACGGCGACGGCGTTGAGCCCGCCGAAGCCGAACGCGTCGACCTGGGCGATGCGGCTGCGGCCGATCCGCACGGTGCCCGTGGGCAGCCGCAGTCCGGCCGCGGCGGGCGTCGGCTCGCGCAGGCCGCGGACCCCCGGCACGAGGCCGGTCGCGAGCGTCCGCTCGGCCATCACGAGGCTGAACAGGCCCGAGCCGCCGGAGGTGTGGCCCGTCGCGCCCTTGACGGCGGCCGTGACGGGCGCGTCGGCGCCGAACACGCGGCTCAGCGCCACGGCCTCCGCCTCGTCGTTGAGCAGCGTGCCGGTGCCGTGCGCGTAGACGACGTCCACGTCGCGCGGGCCCACCCCCGCGGCGGCGTGGGCGGCGCGGATGGTGCGCTCGACCCCGTCGGGGTCGGGCGCGGTCGCGTGGAAGGCGTCGCAGCCGAGCGCGACCGCACGCAGCAGGGTCGCGCGGGACGCACCCGCCGCGGCGTCGCGCGCCGCCGCGCCCGGCGCCGGTCCGCGGGTCAGCACGACGGCCGCCGCTCCCTCGCCCATGAGGACGCCCTTGCGCGCGGCGTCGAACGGGCGCAGCCGCTCGGGCGGGTCGAGGTGCACGCGGTCGAGCAGGCCGAACATGCTCGACGTCAGCACGTCCACACCGCCCACCACGACGGCCGGGTGCCCGAGCGCCAGCAGGTCGAGCGCCAGGCCCGCCGCGTACAGGGAGGCCGAGCAGGCGTTGGAGAACGTGTGGACGTCATCGGCGCCCAGGGCACGCAGCGCGGGGCCGAAGTGCAGGTCGTCGGGCCCGAACGGTGCCGGCACGCGGTCCGGGTCCGGGCCGTCCGCCCGTCGCAGCCAGGACAGCTCCAGCGAGCGCAGCTCGCGCAGCCCTGTGCCGACCAGCACGGGCACGCCCGCGAGCGTGCCGAGGCCCGCCGCGTCGGCCGCCTCGCGCACCGCGGCGACGAGCAGCGCGCCCGCGCGGCCGGGCACGTCACGGCCGTCGGGCCGGTCGTCGACCTCGTACGCGTGGCCGGCGCCGTAGCGGCGCGCGTCCAGCCCCCGCAGCGGGGCCAGCCCGTCGCGCCCGTCGAGCAGCGCCGCGAACGACGCCTCGACCCCGTGCCCGACGCTGCACGTCGCCCCCGTCCCGGCCAGCACGCCGGTGACCGCCGGCGGCGCCGCGCCCGGCGCCGCCTCCGGCGCGCGGCCCGTCGCGTGCGCGGTGGCCGCCGTCACGCGGCGGTCCCGCGGTCGACGCGCGCGAACAGCACGACGGAGTTGTTGCCGCCGAACGCGAGGCCGTGGTTCTGCACGACGTCGAGCGCGGCGGGGGCGCTGACGTTGGGCTGGCAGTCGACCGCGCACGCCGGGTCGGTCGTGCGGTGGTTGATGGTCGGCGGCACGAACTGGTGGCGCAGCGCCAGCGCGCTCGACGCGGCGCCGAGGGCGCTCGCCGCGCCCATCGCGTGCCCGAGCATCGACTTGATCGACACCGTGCGGGGCAGCGCGTCGCCGTACACCTCGCGCAGCGCGCCGACCTCCGTGACGTCGTTGGCGCGCGTGCCGGTGCCGTGCGCCGAGACCAGGTCGACGTCGGCGGGCTCCAGCCCGGCGCGGTCGAGGGCGGTGCGGATGGTCCGGGCGACGCCCGCCACGTCGGGCGCGACGGGATGTGCGGCGTCGCACGCGAGCCCGTACCCGAGCACCTCGGCGTACGGGCGGGCGCCGCGGGCGCGCGCCGACGCGAGCGTCTCGAGCACGAGCACGGCGCCGCCCTCGCCCGTGAGGATGCCCTCGCGGTCGGCGTCGAACGGCCGGCACACGTCGGGCGCGATGGTGCCGAGGCGGTAGAAGCCGGTGAACGTCTTGCGGCAGAGCGCGTCGGCGCCGCCGGTGAGGGCGATCTCGACGTCGCCGGACACGATCGCGTCGTACCCGTAGCCGATGGCGTAGTTGCCCGCCGCGCACGCCGTCTGGAGCGTGAGCACCTCGGCCCGCTCGAGCTCGAGGTGGCGGGCCACGGCGGCCGACAGGCGCAGCGGCTGCACGCGGCGCGCGAGCACCGCCGACCCGTCGCCGGTGGCGCCCGCCACCTCGAGGCCGACGATGTCGTCGAGGTCGCGGGACTCGCCGTCGGTGGTGCCGACCGCGACCGCGACGGGCACGGACCGCAGCGCGGACGCCTCGAGGCCCGCGTCCTGCAGGGCGAGGAGGGTGGCGTCCACGGCGAAGGCGGCCGCCCGGCCCAGGCCCGTGCCGGCGGGGGTGTGCAGCGCGCCCTCGGGCACCTCGCAGCCCTGGGCGTGCGCGAACCCCGTGGTGTCGAACGCCGTCACCGGGCGGGCGCAGTCACGGCCCTCCCGCAGCCCCGCGAGCAGCGCGTCGACGCCCCGGCCCATGGCCGACACGCACCCGATGCCCGTGACGACGACGCGCTCGTCGTCGCTCCTGCGCCGCGCCGCCACCGGTTCAGGCCCGTCGGGCCGCGAGGCCCTCGTCGACGACCGCGTACACGCCCTCGAGGTTGCCCATGCGGGCCAGCTCGGCCTGGTCGATCGTGATGCGGAACGTCCGCTCGAGGCTCGCGAGGATCTCGATCGAGCGCAGCGAGTCCGCGTCGTGGTCCTCCTTGAAGGAGCTCGTCCGCGTGACCTCGTCGGGCTCGATCTCCAGGATCTCGCAGACGATCTCCTTGATCTGCTCCTCGACATCCGTCGTCAGCTCGGCCACTGTCGCCTCCGGTCCGTCGGTGGCGCGGGACGTGCCACGGCCGTCGCGGCCGCCCGTCCCGCACCTGCTCGTCGGCGACGCTAGGAAGGCGCGGTCCGGGTGCCGGCGGGTGCGTCCGGATGCTGTCGTGGACGCGTGTCCGCCACGTCGTCGCCCTGCCAGCCGGTGGCCGGAACGGGACACCCGGCACCGCGTGCGGCGGTGGCGTGCTGGACGGCCCTGCTACTCCGACGCGATCGCGTCCAGGACGCGCAGGCGCGACGCCCGCCCCGCCGGCCACACCGCCGCCAGGACCCCGACCACCGCGGCGAGCGCGACCATCGCGAGCAGCTGGCCCCACGGCAGGACGAGCCGGTCCAGCCCCTGCTCCGCGTAGACGCGCGGCATGGCCGACGCGAGCCCGACGCCCACCGCGAGCCCGACGAGCGTGCCGAACACGGCCGTCAGCACCGACTCGACGGTCACCGTGCCGGCCAGCTGCAGCCGCCCCAGCCCGACCGCGCGCAGCAGCCCGATCTCGCGCGTGCGCTCGATCACCGACAGGGCGAGCGTGTTCACGATGCCGAGCACGGCGATCACCAGCGACAACCCGAGCAGCGCGTAGAGGATGACGAGGAGCTGGTCGACCTGCGCGGCGAGGGCGTCGACGTACTCCTCGCGGTCCTGCACGGACACCACCACGTACGGCGCGACGGCGGCGGCGACGGCGGCGCGCAGGTCGGCGACGTCCGTGCCGGTGGACGCGTCGAGGAACACGGTGTCGACCTGCGGCTCGGGTGCCAGCGCGTCGAGGACGTCGCGCGTGACGACCACCGGCGTGCCCAGCACCTGCGTGTCGACCACCGCCGCGACCGTGAGCTCGCGCGCACCGGCCGGTGTGGTCACGGTGACGGTGTCGCCCACGTGCCAGTCGCCGTCGGCGACCCGCGCGTTGACGACCGCGGACGCGTCGTCGAGGTCGGCGGGGTCGCCCTCGACGACGTCGACGAGGACCGTGCTGCCGAGCACGCCGGGTTCCAGCCCGACGACCACGCCGCCCGGCGCGGCGGTGGGCTCGCCCGGTGCGGCCGAGACCCCCGCGGGCGTGGACGCGACCTCCGCCGCACGGCCGACCTCCGGCAGGGCGCGCACGTCCGCGACCGCGCCGGCCGGGACCGCGCCCGTCGCGGACCGCAGCACCAGGTCGGCCTCGGTCGAGCTCTCGACGACGCTCGCGAGCGACGCCTGCGCCGACGCGGCGATCACCGACACCGCGCCGACGAGCGCCATGCCGACGACGAGCGCACCGGCCGTCGCGGCCGTGCGCCGCGGGTTGCGCGTCACGTTGCCGCGGGCGAGGCGGCCCATCGGCGGCAGCAGCCGCACGAACGGTGCCGCGAGCGCCCCCATCGCCGCCCGGGCCACGGTGGGCGCGGCGACGAGCACGCCGACGAGCACCGCCGCCGCACCGCCCCCGAGCAGCACGTCGGCCGCGCCCAGGGCCGGGCGGGCCGCCGCCGTCGCGACGCCCGCCACGCCCAGCGCGACCACGGCGCCGCCGGCCCACGCGCGCCGCCGCAGCGAGCGCTCGGGTGCGGTGACCTCGCCGCGCATCGCCTCGACCGGCGGCACGAGCGCCGCCGTGCGCGCGGGGACCGCGGCCGCGAGCGCGGACACCACCGTGCCGACCGCCAGGCACAGCACCACGGTGCCGCCCTCGAGCGGCACGTCGCCGGTCAGGTCCATCCCGACCTGCCCCAGCACGACGCGGAGCGCCGACACGAGGCCCAGCCCGCCGAGCACCCCGAGCGCCGCACCCACGAGCCCCACCGCGACGGCCTGCCCGACGACCACGCCGAACACCTGCGCCGGCGACGCGCCCACCGCGCGCAGCAGCGCGAACTCGCGCACGCGCTGGCGCACCGACATCTGGAACGTGTTGGCGATGAGGAACGCGCCGACGAACAGCGAGACGACGGCGAACACCAGCAGGAACGTCGTGACGAACCCGAGCAGCCGGTCGATGTCGGCCTGCAGGTCCGCGCGCAGCGACGCACCCGTCACGACCTCCGCGCCCGCACCGCCCGGCAGGTCGGGCAGTGCCGCGGCCACCGCGTCCACCAGGGCCTCCTCGCTGAGCCCGTCGCGGGCGTGGACGGCGACGGTCGCGACCGTGCCGTCGGGGGCGTACGCGGCCACGCCCGTGTCGCGGTCGAGGAGGACGAGCGTCGCGCCGGCCAGCGGCCCGCCCGCGGAGACCTCGCCGACCACCTCGACCTCGCGCACCTCGCCGCCGAGCACGATGCGCGTGCGGTCGCCGACCGCCAGCCCGGACGAGGCGAGCGTCGCCTCCTCGAGCGCGACCTCGCCGGCCGCCGCCGGGGCGCGTCCGGCCACGACGCGCAGGGCCGGGTCCCGCGGGTCGGCGGCGATGCCGATGCTCGGCGCCTGCGTGGACTGCACCGCGGTGCCGTCGGCGCCGACGAGCACGACCGGCCCGGACACG is a genomic window containing:
- a CDS encoding acyl carrier protein — translated: MAELTTDVEEQIKEIVCEILEIEPDEVTRTSSFKEDHDADSLRSIEILASLERTFRITIDQAELARMGNLEGVYAVVDEGLAARRA
- a CDS encoding beta-ketoacyl-[acyl-carrier-protein] synthase family protein — encoded protein: MAARRRSDDERVVVTGIGCVSAMGRGVDALLAGLREGRDCARPVTAFDTTGFAHAQGCEVPEGALHTPAGTGLGRAAAFAVDATLLALQDAGLEASALRSVPVAVAVGTTDGESRDLDDIVGLEVAGATGDGSAVLARRVQPLRLSAAVARHLELERAEVLTLQTACAAGNYAIGYGYDAIVSGDVEIALTGGADALCRKTFTGFYRLGTIAPDVCRPFDADREGILTGEGGAVLVLETLASARARGARPYAEVLGYGLACDAAHPVAPDVAGVARTIRTALDRAGLEPADVDLVSAHGTGTRANDVTEVGALREVYGDALPRTVSIKSMLGHAMGAASALGAASSALALRHQFVPPTINHRTTDPACAVDCQPNVSAPAALDVVQNHGLAFGGNNSVVLFARVDRGTAA
- a CDS encoding beta-ketoacyl synthase N-terminal-like domain-containing protein yields the protein MTTLDTPTVAAGGAPGSTPDGTDVGGPGPAPLALVRLPDAPAAVLAAAALLPGQGVRTPADLLAAGARTPWHFDAQEHLGRKGVRYKDRATLLALAASAAVLDGVPAPADATRTAVVVASCYGNVGTVCDVAEAIERDGTGAISPMDLPNASSNVVAAAVAIRFAVTGVCLSVCNGHTAGWDALLWAGRLLAAARADRVLVVGVETPSPAERHVRGAGAAPLVDGAGAVLLARADGAGAVPGPAGALTPRPLPPLLPGLEPAGVGGVLDLAVGAVAAARDGAAVRLASAPPTAAARTGGSPEAWTVHEGRP
- a CDS encoding ABC transporter permease yields the protein MRAHAVRFALSVLAVALGVAFVAGTFALRAMLSDTFHGIVDAQAPADAYVRGAEPLPGGAGATGPVGDARTPVPLALAEELARVDGVRAALPDVSGPVVLVGADGTAVQSTQAPSIGIAADPRDPALRVVAGRAPAAAGEVALEEATLASSGLAVGDRTRIVLGGEVREVEVVGEVSAGGPLAGATLVLLDRDTGVAAYAPDGTVATVAVHARDGLSEEALVDAVAAALPDLPGGAGAEVVTGASLRADLQADIDRLLGFVTTFLLVFAVVSLFVGAFLIANTFQMSVRQRVREFALLRAVGASPAQVFGVVVGQAVAVGLVGAALGVLGGLGLVSALRVVLGQVGMDLTGDVPLEGGTVVLCLAVGTVVSALAAAVPARTAALVPPVEAMRGEVTAPERSLRRRAWAGGAVVALGVAGVATAAARPALGAADVLLGGGAAAVLVGVLVAAPTVARAAMGALAAPFVRLLPPMGRLARGNVTRNPRRTAATAGALVVGMALVGAVSVIAASAQASLASVVESSTEADLVLRSATGAVPAGAVADVRALPEVGRAAEVASTPAGVSAAPGEPTAAPGGVVVGLEPGVLGSTVLVDVVEGDPADLDDASAVVNARVADGDWHVGDTVTVTTPAGARELTVAAVVDTQVLGTPVVVTRDVLDALAPEPQVDTVFLDASTGTDVADLRAAVAAAVAPYVVVSVQDREEYVDALAAQVDQLLVILYALLGLSLVIAVLGIVNTLALSVIERTREIGLLRAVGLGRLQLAGTVTVESVLTAVFGTLVGLAVGVGLASAMPRVYAEQGLDRLVLPWGQLLAMVALAAVVGVLAAVWPAGRASRLRVLDAIASE
- a CDS encoding beta-ketoacyl synthase N-terminal-like domain-containing protein; the encoded protein is MTAATAHATGRAPEAAPGAAPPAVTGVLAGTGATCSVGHGVEASFAALLDGRDGLAPLRGLDARRYGAGHAYEVDDRPDGRDVPGRAGALLVAAVREAADAAGLGTLAGVPVLVGTGLRELRSLELSWLRRADGPDPDRVPAPFGPDDLHFGPALRALGADDVHTFSNACSASLYAAGLALDLLALGHPAVVVGGVDVLTSSMFGLLDRVHLDPPERLRPFDAARKGVLMGEGAAAVVLTRGPAPGAAARDAAAGASRATLLRAVALGCDAFHATAPDPDGVERTIRAAHAAAGVGPRDVDVVYAHGTGTLLNDEAEAVALSRVFGADAPVTAAVKGATGHTSGGSGLFSLVMAERTLATGLVPGVRGLREPTPAAAGLRLPTGTVRIGRSRIAQVDAFGFGGLNAVAVLERTGTDAPREPA
- a CDS encoding beta-ketoacyl synthase N-terminal-like domain-containing protein; translation: MTGVVVTGTGALSHAGTSVAGLWAGMVAGDPAPAPVTDPHVDVPALLYGVAGVPTARRRTAQLLVRAADEALAAAGGRAALPTPRRVGVVLGTAMGETGAHERRREGRPDAADPGDLVYGVAAALAEHVAARGPVVSVSNACAASAYAVVEAVDALAAGEVDAVLACGAESFSRVALGCFLRMGAVDATGCRPFARERAGTVFGEGAAVLVLERAEDAAARGATPLARVLGHARSCDADHPTAPAADGAQARRALVAALAAAGTNAASVAAVVPHGTGTAHNDLVESRMLADVLGARVRDVPLYSLKALLGHTGGAAGALATVAAVEILRRGAVPGNVPVGELDPDCPVHLPVGAPTPLGPGVAVVNAYAFGGNNVSLVLAGAA
- a CDS encoding alpha/beta fold hydrolase; translation: MTAAPGGGTRRVVLLHGLAGGPATWAPVAQRVGVHPAAGAPPVVAPALPWHSGADPSWAWDATDPGRVLDTLLADGDVVVAHSFAAVLLLARLCGDLPVRPAGVVLVSPFYRPDARDFRWSTLAHYLDDFHLLLAQGVRAVASRAIADDLLADMAVAVRDRVGAHGWVRFFTAYLGTPSLDVAALDVPLLVVHGQDDDVALPADGAALADRVPGARLVPVAGAGHFPMLTAPDAVADAVAALAARAWAPTPQEVLP